The Erythrobacter sp. JK5 genome includes a region encoding these proteins:
- a CDS encoding phosphoserine transaminase yields MTDHIRGLLHEPPLKPERPQFSSGPTVKYPGWSLDKLKTSALGRSHRSATGKARLKYAIDLSRELLGVPEDYLVGIMPGSDTGAIEAAMWTMLDPARPATVAAWESFGNVWIQDAVKQLKLPNLQTLTADYGEIPDLSTIPQRNDVVFTWNGTTSGAMIPDTDWLEPGREGVVLNDATSAVFAQEMDWPKLDATTYSWQKVMGGEAQHGMLILSPKAVERIESYDPAWPLPKLFRLKKGDTINRGIFVGETINTPSMLATEDYIAALEWAKSIGGRKALFERADANAKIVKDWIEATPWLENMVPDPAKRTNTGVCMKFKGDWYESLSPEDQAGVPKQIAKMLEERAVGYDFNGYRDAPPSLRIWCGSTVEAEDIQRLLPWIEWAFESLKNG; encoded by the coding sequence ATGACTGACCATATCCGCGGGCTCCTGCACGAGCCCCCGCTCAAGCCTGAGCGGCCTCAATTTTCTTCCGGTCCCACGGTAAAATATCCGGGCTGGTCTCTCGACAAGCTGAAGACTTCCGCACTCGGGCGGTCGCATCGCTCGGCGACGGGGAAGGCGCGCCTGAAATACGCGATCGACCTGTCGCGCGAGCTACTCGGCGTGCCCGAGGATTACCTCGTGGGCATCATGCCGGGATCGGATACCGGCGCGATCGAGGCGGCGATGTGGACGATGCTCGATCCCGCGCGCCCGGCGACGGTCGCCGCGTGGGAAAGCTTCGGCAATGTCTGGATCCAGGATGCGGTCAAGCAGCTCAAGCTACCCAACCTGCAGACGCTCACCGCCGACTATGGCGAAATCCCCGACCTTTCGACCATTCCGCAGCGCAACGATGTGGTGTTCACATGGAATGGCACCACTTCGGGCGCGATGATCCCGGACACCGACTGGCTCGAGCCGGGTCGCGAGGGCGTGGTGCTCAACGACGCGACCAGCGCTGTATTCGCGCAGGAAATGGACTGGCCCAAGCTCGATGCCACAACCTACAGCTGGCAGAAGGTGATGGGCGGCGAGGCGCAGCACGGCATGCTGATCCTGTCGCCCAAGGCGGTCGAGCGGATCGAAAGCTACGACCCGGCCTGGCCGCTGCCCAAGCTGTTCCGGCTGAAGAAGGGCGACACGATCAACCGGGGCATCTTCGTGGGCGAGACCATCAACACCCCATCGATGCTCGCGACCGAGGATTACATCGCCGCGCTCGAATGGGCGAAGTCGATCGGCGGGCGCAAGGCGCTGTTCGAACGCGCCGATGCCAACGCCAAGATCGTCAAGGACTGGATCGAAGCCACCCCGTGGCTCGAAAACATGGTCCCCGATCCGGCCAAGCGCACCAACACCGGCGTGTGCATGAAGTTCAAGGGCGACTGGTACGAAAGCCTTTCCCCCGAGGACCAGGCCGGCGTGCCAAAGCAGATCGCGAAAATGCTCGAGGAGCGCGCGGTCGGCTACGACTTCAACGGCTATCGCGACGCCCCGCCGAGCTTGCGCATCTGGTGCGGCAGCACGGTCGAGGCGGAGGATATCCAACGCCTGCTGCCGTGGATCGAGTGGGCGTTCGAATCGCTCAAGAACGGCTGA
- the serA gene encoding phosphoglycerate dehydrogenase: MTKPKVLISDKMDENAARIFEERGCDVDVKPGMTPDELKAVIGEYEGLAIRSSTTVTPDILDAATNLKVIGRAGIGVDNVDIPYASSKGVVVMNTPFGNSITTAEHAIAMIMALARQVPEANARTQAGEWPKSAFMGIEVTGKTLGLIGAGNIGSIVASRALGLKMKVIAYDPFLTEDRAIELGIEKVDLDTLLSRADFVSLHTPLTDDTRNILSRERLEHAKPGIRIVNCARGGLIDEAALKDCLESGQVAGAALDVFAEEPAKANPLFGAPNFICTPHLGASTTEAQVNVALQVAEQMADYLVNGGVTNALNMPSLSAEEAPKLKPYMALAEKLGSLVGQLAHGNLTKISIEREGAAAELNGKPITGAVLAGLMRRYSDSVNMVNAPYLAKERGLDVSEIRHDREGAFNTLIRVTVETAQGPRSVAGTLFGNHAPRLVEIFGIGIEADLAGDMLYVVNDDKPGFIGRIGTLLGDHGINIGTFNLGRRDAGGEAVLLLSLDEALTPETIAEVEQVEGVKVAMALGF; encoded by the coding sequence ATGACCAAACCCAAAGTGCTCATCTCCGACAAGATGGACGAGAACGCCGCGCGTATCTTCGAAGAACGCGGCTGCGACGTCGATGTGAAGCCGGGCATGACGCCCGACGAGCTCAAGGCCGTGATCGGCGAGTACGAAGGCCTTGCGATCCGCAGCTCGACCACGGTGACGCCCGACATCCTCGACGCGGCGACCAATCTCAAGGTGATCGGCCGCGCCGGGATCGGCGTGGACAACGTCGATATTCCCTATGCCAGCAGCAAGGGTGTGGTGGTGATGAACACCCCGTTCGGCAACTCGATCACGACCGCTGAACACGCGATCGCGATGATCATGGCGCTGGCCCGGCAGGTGCCCGAGGCGAACGCCCGGACGCAGGCGGGCGAATGGCCCAAGAGCGCGTTCATGGGCATCGAAGTGACCGGCAAGACGCTGGGCCTGATCGGCGCGGGCAATATCGGTTCGATCGTCGCCAGTCGCGCGCTGGGCCTCAAGATGAAGGTCATCGCCTACGACCCGTTCCTGACCGAGGACCGCGCGATCGAGCTCGGCATCGAGAAGGTCGATCTCGATACGCTGCTGTCGCGCGCCGATTTCGTCAGCCTGCACACCCCGCTGACCGACGATACGCGCAACATCCTCAGCCGCGAGCGGCTCGAACACGCGAAACCCGGCATCCGCATCGTCAATTGCGCCCGAGGCGGCCTGATCGACGAGGCGGCGCTGAAGGATTGCCTCGAAAGCGGGCAGGTCGCCGGCGCGGCGCTCGATGTGTTTGCCGAGGAACCGGCCAAGGCCAACCCGCTGTTCGGCGCGCCCAACTTCATCTGCACACCGCACCTTGGCGCATCGACCACGGAAGCGCAGGTCAATGTCGCGCTGCAGGTCGCCGAACAGATGGCGGATTACCTCGTCAACGGCGGGGTCACCAACGCGCTCAACATGCCAAGCCTCAGCGCCGAGGAAGCGCCCAAGCTCAAGCCCTACATGGCGCTCGCCGAAAAGCTCGGCAGTCTCGTGGGCCAGTTGGCGCACGGCAACTTGACCAAGATCAGCATCGAGCGCGAAGGCGCGGCGGCCGAACTCAACGGCAAGCCGATCACCGGGGCGGTGCTCGCCGGGCTGATGCGGCGCTATTCCGACAGCGTGAACATGGTCAACGCGCCCTATCTCGCGAAGGAACGCGGGCTGGATGTCAGCGAAATCCGCCACGATCGCGAAGGCGCATTCAACACGCTGATCCGGGTTACCGTGGAAACCGCGCAAGGGCCGCGTTCGGTCGCCGGAACGCTGTTCGGCAACCATGCCCCGCGACTGGTCGAGATTTTCGGCATCGGGATCGAGGCCGATCTGGCTGGCGACATGCTCTACGTCGTCAACGACGACAAGCCGGGCTTCATCGGCCGGATCGGGACGCTGCTGGGCGATCACGGGATCAATATCGGTACCTTCAACCTCGGTCGCCGCGACGCGGGCGGGGAGGCGGTGTTGCTGCTGAGCCTCGACGAAGCGCTGACGCCCGAAACCATCGCCGAGGTCGAACAGGTCGAAGGCGTCAAGGTGGCGATGGCGCTGGGGTTCTGA
- a CDS encoding PadR family transcriptional regulator produces MTWQKGRRYRRGNAWQMYGPLMAMMAAGGKWNADWGDWSGDWGGGPGGSGRRRRRGRMFGQGELRLALLALIAEEPRHGYELIKAIEEMTGGQYAPSPGAVYPTLQLLEDEGKITPAKPKGKGKDKDADSGKKPFEATKDGKAELEERASEVESLMDRLNEHGERAEKVRSPDLFRAMGNLANVLKNRARAGTLDKAVMDEIVDIIDEVAKRIERI; encoded by the coding sequence ATGACCTGGCAAAAAGGACGCAGATACCGCCGTGGCAATGCCTGGCAGATGTACGGGCCGCTGATGGCGATGATGGCCGCTGGCGGTAAATGGAACGCCGATTGGGGCGACTGGAGCGGCGATTGGGGTGGCGGCCCCGGCGGATCGGGCCGCAGGCGTCGTCGCGGACGGATGTTCGGTCAGGGTGAGCTACGGCTCGCGCTGCTCGCGCTGATCGCCGAGGAACCGCGCCATGGCTACGAACTGATCAAGGCGATCGAGGAAATGACCGGCGGCCAGTATGCGCCGAGTCCCGGTGCCGTGTATCCGACGCTGCAATTGCTCGAGGATGAAGGCAAGATCACGCCTGCCAAACCGAAAGGTAAGGGCAAGGACAAGGATGCCGACAGCGGCAAGAAGCCGTTCGAGGCGACCAAGGACGGCAAGGCCGAGCTGGAAGAGCGCGCCAGCGAGGTCGAGTCCCTGATGGATCGCCTCAACGAGCACGGCGAGCGCGCCGAAAAGGTCCGCTCGCCCGACCTGTTCCGCGCCATGGGCAACCTCGCCAATGTGCTCAAGAACCGCGCGCGGGCGGGCACGCTCGACAAGGCGGTGATGGACGAGATCGTCGATATCATCGACGAGGTCGCCAAGCGGATTGAAAGGATTTGA
- a CDS encoding ATP phosphoribosyltransferase regulatory subunit — protein MTQPTDLLPEGLEDALPRAAARITAAMRACLDMLGAHGYDRVRPPLLEFERSLASRMEGIHTNQMFRFVDPASLRTLALRSDITPQIGRIATTSMKDAARPLRLAYCGDTVVIKASQLDPARERLQLGGELIGSDTVAAASEVVMVAIEALQAAGLAGISVDFTLPDLVDTIAAQDRSLDADTIEEIRRELDTKDAGGLKAVGGSAYLPLLYATGPFAEAMAKLRELDAGGALATRLDGLEAVAAGVGDAARMTLDPTERYGFEYQSWFGFTLYAEGVRGAAGRGGTYRIGGTGEAATGFTLYVDRLAEVAPEPEAVQTVFLPYGHDPVAAAELRGQGMRTVAQLAEDDDPHALGCTHALRGNDLSPL, from the coding sequence ATGACCCAACCCACCGATCTCCTGCCCGAAGGACTCGAAGACGCTCTGCCGCGCGCGGCAGCGCGGATCACCGCGGCCATGCGGGCCTGCCTCGATATGCTGGGCGCGCATGGTTACGACCGCGTGCGTCCGCCGCTGCTCGAATTCGAGCGATCGCTCGCGAGCCGGATGGAGGGCATCCATACCAACCAGATGTTCCGCTTCGTCGACCCGGCGAGCCTGCGCACGCTGGCGCTGCGCAGCGACATCACCCCGCAGATCGGCCGGATCGCAACGACCAGCATGAAGGACGCGGCGCGCCCGTTGCGGCTGGCCTATTGCGGCGACACGGTCGTCATCAAGGCGAGCCAGCTCGATCCTGCGCGCGAGCGGTTGCAACTGGGGGGTGAGCTGATCGGATCCGACACGGTCGCGGCGGCGAGCGAGGTCGTAATGGTTGCGATCGAAGCGCTGCAGGCGGCGGGTCTGGCGGGGATTTCGGTCGATTTCACTTTGCCCGACCTCGTCGACACGATCGCGGCGCAGGACCGGTCGCTCGATGCCGATACGATCGAAGAGATCCGCCGCGAACTCGACACCAAGGATGCGGGCGGGCTGAAAGCGGTCGGCGGCTCGGCGTACCTGCCGCTGCTCTACGCTACCGGCCCGTTTGCCGAAGCGATGGCGAAGCTGCGCGAACTCGATGCGGGCGGCGCGCTCGCGACCCGGCTCGACGGGCTCGAGGCGGTCGCGGCGGGCGTTGGCGACGCGGCGCGGATGACGCTCGACCCGACCGAACGCTATGGTTTCGAATACCAGAGCTGGTTCGGGTTCACGCTCTATGCCGAGGGAGTGCGCGGCGCGGCGGGGCGCGGAGGCACGTACCGAATAGGCGGCACCGGCGAGGCCGCGACCGGCTTCACGCTGTACGTCGACCGGCTGGCCGAAGTGGCACCGGAGCCCGAAGCGGTGCAGACTGTGTTCCTGCCCTATGGGCATGATCCCGTCGCTGCGGCGGAACTGCGCGGGCAGGGGATGCGAACCGTGGCGCAGCTTGCCGAAGACGACGATCCGCATGCGCTCGGATGCACGCACGCCCTGCGCGGAAACGATCTATCGCCCCTGTAG
- a CDS encoding replication-associated recombination protein A: MADLFQNDAPSPARGDAPRDDAPLADRLRPRSLGEVIGQDHLTGREGAIGRMVSAGKLSSMILWGPPGTGKTSIARLLADAVGMRFVSISAVFSGVADLKKAFAEADKMAEAGKRTLLFVDEIHRFNRAQQDGFLPFVERGTVTLVGATTENPSFALNAALLSRAQVLILERLDHAALEALLARAEELEGPLPLDDEARAALIASADGDGRFLLGQAETLYNAKLTEPLDPAGLGQFLQRRVAVYDKDRDGHYNLISALHKSLRGSDPQASLYYLARMLTAGEEPLYVLRRLVRFASEDIGLADPQALTQCLAAKDAYEFLGSPEGELAIVQACLYCATAPKSNAAYAAQKGAFRSAKETGSLMPPANILNAPTKLMKDIGYGEGYAYDHDREDGFSGDNYWPEGMEPQRYYEPVERGFERKVRERMEWWQRKRSELHGQS; the protein is encoded by the coding sequence ATGGCCGACCTGTTCCAAAACGATGCCCCGTCGCCTGCGCGCGGCGATGCCCCGCGCGACGACGCACCGCTCGCCGATCGCCTGCGCCCGCGCTCGCTCGGCGAGGTCATCGGACAGGACCACCTGACCGGACGCGAAGGCGCGATCGGGCGGATGGTCAGCGCGGGCAAGCTATCGAGCATGATCCTGTGGGGACCGCCCGGCACGGGGAAGACCAGCATCGCTCGCCTGCTCGCCGATGCGGTGGGGATGCGGTTCGTGTCGATCAGCGCAGTGTTTTCGGGCGTGGCGGACCTCAAGAAGGCCTTTGCCGAGGCAGACAAGATGGCCGAGGCAGGCAAGCGCACGCTGTTGTTCGTGGACGAGATCCACCGCTTCAACCGCGCGCAGCAGGACGGTTTCCTGCCCTTTGTCGAGCGCGGGACGGTGACGCTGGTGGGCGCGACGACCGAGAACCCCAGCTTCGCGCTCAACGCCGCGCTGCTCAGCCGCGCTCAGGTGCTGATCCTCGAACGGCTCGACCATGCCGCGCTCGAAGCGCTGCTGGCGCGCGCGGAAGAGCTCGAAGGCCCCCTGCCCCTTGACGACGAGGCTCGCGCCGCGCTGATCGCCAGCGCCGACGGCGATGGGCGTTTCCTGCTGGGTCAGGCCGAGACGCTTTACAATGCGAAGCTCACCGAGCCGCTCGATCCGGCGGGCCTCGGCCAGTTCCTCCAGCGCCGCGTCGCGGTCTACGACAAGGATCGCGACGGGCACTATAACCTCATCAGCGCACTGCATAAGTCGCTGCGTGGATCGGACCCGCAAGCCTCGCTGTACTACTTGGCGCGAATGCTGACCGCAGGCGAAGAGCCGCTCTACGTCCTGCGCCGCCTGGTGCGCTTCGCCAGCGAGGATATCGGCCTCGCCGACCCGCAGGCGCTGACCCAGTGCCTCGCGGCGAAAGACGCCTATGAATTCCTCGGCAGCCCCGAAGGCGAACTCGCGATCGTCCAGGCCTGCCTCTACTGCGCCACCGCGCCCAAATCGAACGCCGCCTATGCCGCGCAGAAAGGCGCGTTCCGATCGGCGAAGGAAACCGGCAGCCTGATGCCGCCCGCCAACATCCTCAACGCGCCGACCAAGCTGATGAAAGATATTGGCTACGGCGAAGGCTATGCCTACGATCACGACCGCGAAGACGGCTTTTCCGGCGACAATTACTGGCCGGAGGGGATGGAGCCGCAACGATATTACGAACCGGTCGAACGTGGGTTCGAGCGC
- a CDS encoding glycosyltransferase family 1 protein: protein MQTSDLRIALFSGNYNYTRDGANQALNRLMGSMLDHGAAVRVYSPTVEKPDFEPTGELIGVPNIAMPVKGRGEYRLPTGLGRKARRDLEKFRPNIVHLSSPDPASHAALRWAQDNDIPVLASVHTRFETYPRYYKMAFLEPLVIRILRRFYNRCDALVAPSQSMIDELLATKMHDDIALWSRGVDRTVFAPAKRDLEWRRSLGLDDDDVAIVFLGRLVMEKGLDVFAETIVQLRKRQVPHKVLVIGDGPARGWFEEALPGGIFAGFKTGANLGQALASGDVFFNPSITETFGNVTLEAMACGLPVVAAGATGASSLVDDWETGRLVPPSDADAFAEAIAPYCTNHDLRARHGAAGAAKAGEYDWEAINRVVADTYVRLVEERQEIIATEEAESAAPA from the coding sequence ATGCAGACGTCCGACCTTCGCATTGCCCTGTTCAGCGGCAACTACAACTACACCCGCGACGGGGCGAACCAGGCGCTCAACCGTCTGATGGGGTCGATGCTCGACCACGGTGCGGCGGTGCGGGTCTATTCGCCGACGGTCGAGAAACCCGATTTCGAACCGACCGGCGAACTGATCGGCGTGCCCAACATCGCGATGCCGGTAAAGGGGCGCGGCGAATATCGCCTGCCGACCGGGCTGGGCCGCAAGGCGCGGCGCGATCTCGAGAAATTCCGGCCCAACATCGTCCACCTGTCCTCGCCCGATCCGGCCAGCCACGCGGCGCTGCGCTGGGCGCAGGATAACGACATCCCGGTGCTCGCCTCGGTCCACACGCGGTTCGAAACCTATCCGCGCTATTACAAAATGGCGTTCCTCGAACCGCTGGTGATCCGGATCTTGCGGCGCTTCTACAATCGCTGCGATGCGCTCGTCGCGCCGTCGCAGAGCATGATCGACGAATTGCTGGCGACGAAGATGCACGACGATATCGCGCTGTGGTCGCGCGGCGTCGATCGCACCGTGTTCGCACCCGCGAAGCGCGACCTCGAATGGCGTCGTTCACTCGGTCTTGACGATGACGACGTGGCGATCGTCTTCCTCGGACGGCTGGTGATGGAAAAGGGGCTGGACGTGTTCGCCGAAACGATCGTCCAGCTGCGCAAGCGCCAGGTCCCGCACAAGGTGCTGGTGATCGGCGACGGACCGGCGCGCGGCTGGTTCGAAGAGGCGCTGCCGGGCGGTATCTTTGCCGGGTTCAAGACCGGGGCTAATCTGGGTCAGGCGCTCGCCAGCGGCGACGTGTTCTTCAATCCCTCGATAACCGAAACCTTCGGCAACGTGACGCTCGAAGCTATGGCCTGCGGTCTTCCGGTTGTCGCAGCGGGCGCGACGGGTGCCTCGAGTCTGGTCGACGACTGGGAGACCGGACGGCTGGTGCCTCCCAGCGATGCGGACGCGTTTGCCGAGGCGATCGCGCCGTACTGCACCAATCACGACCTGCGCGCGCGCCACGGTGCTGCGGGCGCAGCCAAGGCGGGCGAATACGACTGGGAAGCGATCAACCGGGTGGTCGCCGATACCTATGTCCGGCTGGTCGAGGAGCGTCAGGAGATCATCGCGACCGAGGAAGCGGAAAGCGCCGCCCCGGCCTGA